Proteins from a single region of Artemia franciscana chromosome 2, ASM3288406v1, whole genome shotgun sequence:
- the LOC136038615 gene encoding uncharacterized protein LOC136038615: protein MCKMDILKHYGYVFAGSQESILNMDLDTPIVSTRPGRSGPGGSRNLAPDVISVPSTPQSQRVPSPISRRLRLPISSEGRWTWGRGFIWSRQGNANGEDQRNDRPVSGDCQRPDIQGTSTVAPFSTVNLVIPTISVIDTSCHLTDTSVIAPAATHTPSLTPISKSMAVRTL from the exons TTTGCTGGGAGCCAAGAGAGTATTCTCAACATGGACTTGGATACTCCCATTGTTTCAACAAGACCTGGTAGAAGTGGTCCTGGGGGAAGCAGGAACTTAGCACCAGATGTAATTTCAGTACCTTCTACTCCTCAGTCTCAGCGTGTTCCTTCTCCAATAAGCAGGAGATTAAGACTTCCTATTTCTTCG GAAGGAAGATGGACTTGGGGCCGTGGATTTATTTGGAGTCGGCAAGGGAATGCCAATGGTGAAGATCAAAGAAATGATCGGCCTGTTTCAG gGGACTGTCAGCGACCAGACATTCAAGGCACATCAACAGTGGCACCATTCAGCACTGTCAATTTAGTAATTCCAACAATATCAGTAATAGACACATCGTGCCATTTAACAGACACCTCCGTTATCGCTCCTGCTGCTACCCATACCCCTAGTCTGACACCCATAAGTAAAAGTATGGCAGTTCGTACTCTTTAG